A genome region from Musa acuminata AAA Group cultivar baxijiao chromosome BXJ3-5, Cavendish_Baxijiao_AAA, whole genome shotgun sequence includes the following:
- the LOC135639126 gene encoding probable inactive leucine-rich repeat receptor-like protein kinase At3g03770 yields MKQPPRRIVEHASSGYPFKLLADARYISQTMKLGALGIPSYRSFSVEELEAATNNFEPSRFMGEGSHGQIYRGRLKDGSWVAIRCLKLKKGQTSQNFNRHIELISKLRHRHLVSALGHCFEYNLDDSSVSRLFLIFEYVSNGTLRSNISEGGQRLTWIQRLSAAIGVVKGIQFLHGGIMPGFFSNDLKVANIFLDQNLVAKISSYNLPVLAENMITMVSAGGSTSGSNEPGGRLKHLDKIDIYDFGIILLEIVSGRPITLTSEVHIMKDELQESILADGAARRSLVDHFIRRQSCDESLKTVMEICLRCLSEEPTQRPSVEDVLWNLHFAVQVQESWRLAASTVVTQPKVKTSLSGSLGTCERLQSGLILAEQDRKGEAQFRQSKLSSRLCHKGDS; encoded by the exons ATGAAGCAACCTCCAAGAAGAATAGTAGAGCATGCTTCAAGTGGCTACCCTTTCAAGTTGCTGGCTGACGCAA GGTACATATCTCAAACAATGAAGTTGGGAGCACTTGGCATTCCATCTTATAGATCATTTTCAGTGGAGGAGCTGGAAGCTGCTACAAATAACTTCGAACCGTCAAGGTTCATGGGAGAAGGCTCTCATGGTCAG ATATACAGAGGAAGACTCAAAGATGGTTCCTGGGTGGCAATAAGATGCTTAAAGCTGAAAAAGGGACAAACTTCCCAGAACTTCAATCGGCATATTGAATTAATATCCAAGCTTAGGCATCGCCATTTGGTCAGTGCCCTTGGCCACTGCTTTGAGTATAACCTGGATGATTCCAGTGTCAGCAGATTATTTCTCATTTTCGAATATGTGTCAAATGGAACATTAAGAAGCAATATATCAG AGGGAGGTCAGAGGCTTACATGGATACAGAGGCTATCAGCTGCCATTGGTGTAGTAAAGGGAATTCAGTTTTTGCATGGGGGTATCATGCCTGGCTTCTTTTCAAACGATCTAAAAGTCGCAAATATATTTTTAGATCAGAATCTTGTTGCAAAAATCAGTAGCTACAATCTTCCAGTACTAGCAGAGAATATGATAACTAtg GTATCTGCGGGTGGTTCAACGAGTGGATCAAATGAACCTGGTGGAAG GCTCAAACATTTGGATAAGATTGACATCTATGATTTTGGTATCATCTTACTGGAAATTGTATCCGGCAGGCCAATCACATTAACAAGTGAAGTCCACATAATGAAAGATGAG TTACAAGAAAGTATTCTAGCTGACGGAGCTGCTCGGAGGAGCCTCGTGGATCATTTTATAAGAAGGCAAAGCTGTGATGAATCACTGAAGACTGTCATGGAGATCTGCCTGCGATGTCTTTCGGAGGAACCAACTCAGAGACCCTCGGTCGAAGATGTGCTTTGGAACTTGCATTTTGCTGTTCAAGTCCAAGAATCTTGGAG GTTGGCTGCTTCCACGGTCGTCACCCAGCCCAAAGTAAAGACGTCTCTGTCTGG gtccttagggacctgcgagaggttacaaagtgggctgatccttgcggagcaagatcgcaagggcgaagcgcaatTTAGGCaaagcaagctaagttcgcgtctttgccacaagggtgactcgtga